In Pseudomonadota bacterium, the DNA window TCATATCAACACGGAACATTTGTGCGATACTCAGAGCGCATCCCGTTCGCGTACACACGGTAATCGCGCGGCTGCGGCAGTGATAATCTTTGTCCCGAAACCAGCGTATAGGGCTCATTGGAGGCCGTTTTCCTCAATCGGTTCGACGGTTCCAGATTGTAATTTTTGGCAATAGTGTAAACCGTGTCATCGCGGTGGACAAGGACGGTTCCTGCGACTTCCGCCGTGTTCATACCGTGATGGGTGACGGCGACCTCGGGCTTCGGTTTCGGTGTGTACAGCCGGAAATGACGGCGGCGCTCAGACCAACACACAGGAGCAGTGAGAAAACGCGGCGGCCTTGCTTTTCATCATAAATCTCCTTTCCGGCGGTTCCGGTTTTAAATCCCCGCGAGGCTGAGATCGCCTGCAAAGGAAGCGAAAACTCGTTCTCTTTCGCCGTCTCTTCTTTGGGGGAGGATTGTTTTGCGCCGTCTTGTGCGGCGACTCCGTTTCTTCAAGATTATCGGGGGCGATATCAGGCAGGAGCGGCACGAAACGCACCGGCATCATTTTTCGCTTTCATAGCCGTCTTCTGTACGGGTGATGCGGTGAATAAACTGGTCACCGTTTTGCTTGCCCAGCGGAATAACGAGAAGCCCGCCGATGGATAATTGATCCAGCAGCGCTTTCGGCGGTTCCTGCGAGGCGGCGGCGGTGACGATAATACGGTCGAACGGCGCCTGTTCCGGCCAGCCTTTCATGCCGTCACCTGCAACGGTGGTAATATTATGCAGGCGCAGCTGTTTTAAAACGCGCCTCGGCAATATCCAGCAGCGGGCGGTGGCGTTCAATACTGTAAACGCGGCGGCACAGCCGCGACAGAATGGCGGCCTGATAGCCCGATCCTGTGCCGACCTCCAGCACTTTATGGCGGTCGCTGAGTTTCATGGCCTGCGTCATGGCGGCGACAACCAGCGGCTGGCTGATGGTTTGGCCGCGCCCGATCGGCAGGGCGATATCTTCATAAGCCTGATCGATAAAGGTTTCCGGCACAAAAGCTTCGCGCGGGATGCGCTCAATCGCGCCCAGCACGGCGCGGTCGGTAATGCCGGAGCGGCGCAGTTTCATCAAAAGCCGGATGCGGCGCGCCGCTGTTGTGATATCGGGAGGGCTCATGATCCGATTTTCTCCTTCAGGGCTTCCAGCGTTTTGTGATGGGTCAGATTCAGCGTTAGCGGTGTAATGGTGATATAGCCTGATGTCAGGGCCGCGGCATCATAATCCATACCGGCATGATCCGTCGCCTGTGGCGGGCCGATCCAGAAATATTTGCGTCCGCGCGGATCCATACATTCAATCACATCATCACTTGAAGCTTCGTAATGGCCTTGCGGTACGACGACAATGCCTTTCGGCTCCGCATCGCCGCGCGGCAGATTGACATTCAGCAGCGTGTTTTTTCGATCTCGAACCCGGCCAGTTTTTTAAGACTTCCGGCACCCATTTCTGGGCGATGTCCCAGTTGATATCCCCGTGCCCGCCGCCGATATGCTGGCTGAAGGCAATTGCGGGACAGCCGAGCAAAGTGGCTTCGATCGCAACGGCGATTGTACCGGAATAGGTGACATCATCGGCGGCGTTTTTGCCGTGATTAATGCCGGAGACGACCAGATCGGGCGGCGCATCTTTCATCACATGCTGAATGCCCATCACGACGCAATCCGTCGGTGTGCCGTAAACGGAGAAATGATTATCATCATAGCGCTGGATTCGCAGCGGCCTGTGGATGGTCAGGGAATGTCCGGCAGCGGATTGTTCGCTTTCCGGCGCGACAACGCAGTGGCGGGCGCCCAGAGAAATAACACATTCCTCCAGCACCTTGATGCCTTGCGAGTGAATTCCGTCATCATTTGAGATCATGATCTGCGCCTTGGCGAGATCCGCGGGTATATGAGGCATGTACGTCAACCTTGCTTCGTCAGGACGATATTATTGTTTTTGGTGTTTGTTTTAGAAATCCGCGCGGGGGCGGATAACGCAAGGAAAAGAACATCCCCCGCGCTTACTATACAGTATAGGCAAAAGCGGATGCGGCGTAAACCGTCTTCTTTCAGATGTTTTAAAGCGCGGCGGCGATAATGTCGCAAAATTCCTGCCCGTTCAGGCTGGCACCGCCGACAAGTACGCCGTCGACATTTGCGCAGGACAGGATTTGCGCGGCATTGGCGCCTTTGACGGAACCGCCATAGAGCAGATGCGTTGCGGCAATCACCGGAAAGCTTTTTTCCAGCAACCCGCGAATAAAGCCGTGCATGGCTTCGATATCTTCAATCGTTGCCGTCAGCCCCGTGCCGATCGCCCAGACAGGTTCATAGGCAATGACGGTGTTTCCGGCCAGAATTGTGTCCGGCAGAGATTGCATGATTTGCGCTTTGACGGTTTTTTCCGCTTCGCCGGACTGACGCTGGGCGGCGGTTTCACCGACGCAGACAACAGCCGTCATACCTGCGCGGTGGGTGGCTGCGGTTTTGGCGGCAACCAGCTCATCCGTTTCGCCATGAATGGCGCGGCGTTCGGAATGTCCGGCAATAATATAGGAACAACCTGCATCTTTCAGCATTTCGGCGGAAAGATCACCGGTGAACGCGCCGGATGTTTCCGGATGGCAATCCTGTCCGCCCAGAAAAACGGGGGAAGATTTTGTGACGCTGTGAAGTGCGGAGACCAATGTCGCGGGCGGCGCAATCAGTATCTCGGCCTTACCGTTCAGAGCGGATTTGTTTTCGGTGACGAAATCCGCGATATGCTTGGCGCGCGGCAGTCCGTCCGTTGACAAACCGTTCATTTTCCAGTTTCCGGCAATCAGTTTCGTATTCGCCATAACTTCTACCCTTTACCCTTTATTTTTTAATGAAACATGTGCATAAATATAACGACCGGAATTTTGAAGACAAGGAAAAAGGAAAAACGTCATGTTACAAGCCATGCGTGAAGGTATGAATTCATGGATTTTGAAGACGGTTCTCATCCTGCTATTGGGCGGGGCGATGGGCGGTCTTGTGCTGATGGATACGATTTCCTTTTGGCGGACGGGTGTCTCCCGCGGCTCTGTTGCCAATGTTGCCGGAGAAGAAATAAGTTTTGTCGAATTTGACCGCCAATACCGTATGGATCTGCGCCGCATTCCGCCGGAACTGTCGCAAAAGCCGGATGTCCGTGCCGTTGTCGCGCGCGATACGCTGCAGGAACAGATGCAGAAACGTCTGCTGGTAAAAGCCACGGCGGATAGCGGTTTGATTGTCGGCGATGTTGTGGCGGCGGAGCGCATTCGCGAATATCTAAAACCCCTGACCGATCAGGGGGCGCTGGAAAGTGTGGCGCTGGCCACGGTTTTGCAGCAGCGCCAGCTGAGCGAAAAGGCGCTGGTCGATACGCTGCGGCAGGAGCTGGCGGTCGAAATTATGATGTCGGCACTGGTTGTGCCTGTGACCGCACCGCCGCAGGAGGTGCTGGACTGGCTGCAATATGATATGGAGACGCGGGCGGGCGAATATATCCGTATTTCCGGCGCGGGTTTTAAAGCCGATGCCCCGGATGAGGAAAGCCTGCAGAAATTCCATGCCGATAAAACGGCGTTATGGATGTCGCCGGAATACCGTTCCTTTTCCCTTCTTGTCCTGACGCCGGAAAAAGTCCTCACGGAGATAGAGGGAATCGAGATTGTCAGCGATGACGCGTTGAAAAAAACATATGAAGACCATATCGCCGATTATACCGAGGCCGATAAACGCACGGTGACGCAAGCGGTTTTCGGCGGGGAAGAAGATGCGAAAGCGGTCTTTGCGCTGTTGAAAGACGGAAAAGCCAAAACACTGGCCGAAGCGGCGGAAAAATCCGGCACGGAAGATGCCCAGATCATGGAAGCGGAAGAGCATACGGCGCAATCGATTTTCCCCGAAGAAATCTCTGACGCGGTTTTCGGTTTTGAGAAAGACAAAGGTGTGGTCGGTCCGATTAAATCGCCGCTGGGTTGGCATGTTGTGAATATCACGGCGACGGCGCGGGGCAATGTGACCTCATTTGACGAGGTGAAAGAAACGCTGCGCAGTGACTGGATACTGGATCATGCCTCTGACCCGCTTTATACGAAAGTCAGCGAGCTGGAAGATATGTTCGCGGGCGGTGCCAGCGTGCAGGAGGCGGCGGAATTTATGCAGATCGGCTTTGATAATGTGCCGTTCCTGACATCTATGGGTGCCGCTGCGGATGGTAAAGCCTATCCGCTGGAGCCGGCGAAACATGCGCAGGCGGTGCTGGAAAAAGTCTTTGCCATGAGCAAGGATGACGAGATCAAGGCTGAGGTGCTGGAAATGGATGACGGCAGTTTCATCGCCGTCAGTCTGGACGAGGTAAAACCCGCGCAGAAAATCCCTTATGAAGATGTCGCGGAAAATGTCCGCGAAACCTGGGTAAAAAGCGAAAAGAAAAAGCAGATGCGCGACCGCGCCGAAAAAATTGCGGATGCCGTGCGAACGGATGGTAAAACGCTGGCAGCGGCGGCAAAAGAATTCGGCTATAGCACGGCGCAGATTTCGCTCCGCAGCCGTTCCAAAATGCATTTGACGGAGGATGGTAAAAACGCCGTGCCGACCGAGGCTGTCACCAAGCTGTTTGACCTGACGGCGGAAGGTGATGCGGCTGCGCTGCAATCGGGCGATGATATTGTGGTTGTGACGCTGACAAAACGTGACCTTCCCGATCTGGGAGATGATGCTGCCGCTGCTGCGGTATCGGAAGCGGCCATCAGCCGTGCCATGATCGAGCGCGGCTTGCGCGATGATATCGTGCGGCAGTTTCTGGCGGCGATCGAGAAAAAATACGGCGTTCAGGTCAATGAATTCAGTTTTGAAAAGCAATACGGCAAGGCCGCGCAGGAAGAGGCTTTAGGTACTTATTAAAAGGGATGATTGCTATGCGGAGAGGTTTTCTCCGTCCGGTAATATGTTCTTTTTTGCTGCGGTAATTTCTCTGGGCCAGCGGCGGTGCAGCCACAGCCATTGTTCCGGTCTTTCATGAATCCAGCCTTCCAGCATATGGTTCATATCCTGCAATAACTGCCGGATATCCTGATCCGTATCCCCTGTTTTTTTGACCTCCAGCGCCGGATAAACCGTGACGCGGAAGGCTGTGCCTTTGATGCGCTCAATCCGTGCGGGGTAAAGCGGACAGTCATGTTTCAAGGCCAGCTGTGCCGGAAAAGGGATGGTCATGGCATCATGGCCGAAAAACGGTACGGCAATGCCTTCATTCAGTTTCTGGTCGATCATAATGGCCAGCGTTTTTTTATCTTTGACCAGACGCATCATTTCAATCGCGGCGCTGCGTTTCTTATGAATCTGCCCCTCTGCCCCGCTTTCCCGCGCGCGGGAGAGCAGCCGGTCAACCAGCGGGTTGTTCAGCCGCCGATAGGTCAGATAAGCCTCGAATCCGCGCTGTTGTCTGACGCTGGCCAGCCCGACTTCCCAATTACCCAGATGGGCGGCAACCAGTATGGCGGGGGCGTCGCTTTGCGCGATCGTCTCCAATATGTCACCGCCGACAAGTTCCGCTTTTTTCCCCAGCGCAACCAGATGAGGGTATTCGGCGATTGTGCGCCCCATATTGTCCCACATTTTGCGGATCAGATCTTTTTTTTCGGCGTCGGTTTTATCGGGGAAGGCCAGTGCCAGATTCTCATAGGCTTTTTTACTGGCGCCAAGATGCGGCCCGATCATGCGTCCGATAAAGCCGCCGGTGGCGGAGGCCGCGTTGACGGGCAGCAGTTTAAAGAAACCGTAAAGCGTGTAAGCCGCGGCGGCTTCGATGCCATAGCGGATTTTGCGCAAAAGCGGAATAGGCAGTTCCTGCGGTGTTGTCTGTTGCATCAGCCGTGGTTTCTAGCTTGTTTTTTGCAGTTTTGATTTCAGGAAGGCTGTTATAGCCTGTTCGTCCTGCCATTGTAAAGCAACGGGAAGGGTTTTGACAGACTCCCTTATTTTTGCGGGCAGGCGGACGGCGTCTTTCTCGGTTGTGATCAGCGCGGCATTATGGCGGCGGGCGGCGGCCAGTAATGTTTTGATATCTTCACGGCGATAGGCGTAATGATCGGGAAAGGGAAAGAATTCCGCGACATCCGCGCCGCATGTTTCCAGTGTTTCGCGGAATTTTTGCGGCAGGCCGATTCCCGCAAAGCCGACAAATGCGCCGTCAAAGGAAGGATTTTGCGGCTGTAGATCTGCGAAAAAAACAGGATTTTGGTAGCCGTATTGCTGTAATTTTTGCCGCCAGTCTTCGCGGCTGTTTTCATCCTTTATGCCCAGTAAAATACAGGCATCGGCGCGTTTTAAGCCGTTTTGGGGCAGCTCGCGCAGCGGTCCGGCAGGGAAAACCGCACCATTGCCGAAACCGGCTGCGGCATCAATAACCAGAAAAGACAGGTTCTTATGCAATGACGGATTTTGAAAACCGTCATCCATGATAATGGCACCCGCGCCGCCTTCTTCTGCGGCGACGGCACCTGCCGCACGTTTGCGGGCGACCCAGCAAGGCGCATGGCGTGCCAGCAGCAGCGGTTCATCCCCGATCTCCCGAAAGCCGTGCTGTGCGGGTTTGACAAGTACCGGGCCTTTTAACCGTCCGCCGTAACCGCGGGTCAGGAAATGCGGCAGAAAGCCGAGATCATGCAGGATATGGGAGACGGCAATTGCGACAGGGGTCTTCCCGCTGCCGCCCATCGTGATATTGCCGATACACAGGACGGGAACGGTGCCGTGATGCGGAGATGTTAAGGCGCGGCGTAACCGTGACAGGCGGTCATACAGCCATGCCAGCGGTTTTAAACCGGGCGGCGGGGCGGCTGTGCCATACCAGAAAGCGGGGGTTTTGCGCATCATGTCTCCTTTTTACAAGAAACTTTACCGCAGCTTTGACGGGGATGCCAGCGTTAAGGATGTGTTTCTTAACGGAATTTTAGAACGGGACTGATAATCTGGAAGAAGGAATAATGAAGGAGAAGTCATGGCTCTGCGATATACATCCGTTCTTCCCAATGATTTGCTATTGCGCGATATCAAGGCGCATATGGACTGGTTTGAGACTGTGTTGCGGCGGTCTTTCTTTCCCGCCGCCGTTACGGAAGACGGCGAGGCGCCTGCCATTCCCGCCATTTTTGTCAAATGGTGCGGTGATAATACGCATAAAGAGTCCGTTGATGAAAAAGATGTGGAACATCTGCTGCAAATTCATGACGCTTTGGCGGAGGCCGGGGCGGATTGCCTGCGCGTCGCGGGCGGGATGACGCAGGAAAATTATACGGCGCTGACGCAATGCCTGGATGCCTATATGAAACAGCTGCAGAAATTCAGCGAAGATCTGGCCGGCAGTAATTTCAGTATTGATACGGTGACGGGGCTGCGCAGCGCGGCGGGGATGAAAAACGAAATCGCCCGCGAACTGGACAGGCGTGACCGTAAAAGTGACGTCTTCTGTGTTTGCGCCCTCTCCATTGACGGACATGAAGCGCTGGCGGAAAACCGCGGTGAGCGCCGTATGAAGGAAATCTATGCACATATTGCCGAAATTTTGATGGATTCCCTGCGCTCTTACGATGACGGTTATTTTCTTGGGGAAGGCGCATATCTTCTGTGCCTGAAACATGCGGAATTGCTGGATGCCTGTACGGTGATGGACCGTATTTGTGCCAGAATAGCGGCAAGCCCCGCCAGTCTGGGCGGTACGGAGGAGACGGTGAGCGTCACGCTTTCCTGCGGCGTTGCCGAACCTGTGCCGGGGGATAAAATTGACGATATTTTCGCCAATGCCGAACGCGCAATGAAAGAAGCGCAGGCGGAGGGCGGCAATCAGGTAATGGAGTGGAAGGAAAAAAGCGCCCTGCAGCAATATGCCGAAGATGCCGCCATGTTCGACTGACGGCACCCTGACATCATATTTTCCTGTTAGGCGTTTGGCGTTACTTTGCCGGACCGCCCGGTTTTTTCGCACCGTAACGCTTTTTGATCATGTCAAAGCTGGCACGGATGGCATAAGCCTCCCCGCCTTTCGGTGAGCCGGGTTTGGATGTCGGATTCCAGCCGTAAGTGTCGATATGCACCCAGTTGATATCCTTTTCCACGAATTTCTGCAAAAATAGCGCCGCGGTAATCGCGCCGGCGAAAGAACCGCCGGAATTATTCACATCGGCGATATCGCTTTTAATCATGGATTCGTAGTTTTTCCACAGCGGCAGACGCCAAAGCGGGTCGCTGGTACGTGCGGAGGCGGCTTCAAAATCCTTGGCCGTTTTATCATCATTGGTGAAAATCGGCGGGATTTCCGGGCCGAGTGCCGTACGTGCCGCGCCGGTCAGTGTTGCAAAATCGATCAGCAGATCGGGTTTGTCATTACAGGCCTCGGCCAGCGCATCGGCCAGTATCAGACGGCCTTCGGCATCGGTATTGCCGATTTCCACCGAGATACCTTTGCGGGTGTCGATAACATCGCTGGGACGGAAGGCGTTGCCGTCAATATTGTTTTCCACGGCGGGGATCAGAACGCGCAGACGAACCGGCAGTCCGGCCTCCATAATCATTTGCGCAAGACCCAGCACATGAGCGGCACCGCCCATATCTTTTTTCATCAGCGCCATATTCGCGCCGCCCTTCATGTTCAACCCACCGGTATCAAAACAGACACCTTTACCGACCAGCGTGACTTTCGGTGCGTCTTCATCGCCCCAGCTGAAATCCAGCAGGCGCGGCGCTTTGTCACTGGCGCGGCCGACGGCATGAACGGCAGGATAGTTTTCTTTTAAAAGATCATCGCCGCGGATGACTTTCAGGCTTTCGCTGTTGAATTGTTTTGTCAGGGCGCGGGCGGCTTTTTCAAGATCATCAGGGCCCATATCATTTGTCGGGGTGTTAATCAGGTCGCGGATCAGGAAAATCGCCTTCACCGTCATATTCACCATATCCTGATCGGCATTTGCCGGCCAGGCCAGTTTGTTTTCCTTTTGGGCGGTCTTTGTTTTTTTCGATTTGTAACGGTCAAAATCATATTGCCCGAAAGCCCAGCCCATTGCGGCTTCGGTGGCTTCGTCCTTGCTCATCTTGCGGTCGATATGATAGCCGCCTTTATGTTCCGGCAGGTTTTTCGGCAATGCGGAATAGCTGTAAATCGAATTTTCTTCCGGCAGGCCGAACAGGAAGGAGGTCGCTTTTCCATCCGTGGCGGGCAGCGGCAGAACGCTGCCGCTTTTGGCCGAAAATCCGGCACTTGCGACCCAGTTTTGCGTCTCTTCAGGCTGTTTTTTCAGCCAGTCTTTTAATTCGGACGGTTTGACGGGGATAACGGCGCGGGAGGTTTTGCCTTTACGGTCAAGAAAATTCATGGACGGTTCCTCGTTGTTGTTCTTGTATGATGTGGAGCCGAGATTAGCACGGGAATGAGTTATATGTCAATAAAATACGCGGGGCGGCGCTAATGGCTTGTCAGTCCGATCGCGAGCGGTGAAATGACGAGCGGTTCGGTCTGACTGCGGGATAATGCCCAGATTTGCAACAATTCGGCGGCACCCTCCGGCAGCGGCATCGCGGTGGAAATCGGCGGCACGCCACTGACGGCACTTTCCGTGAAGAGTTCAAACAGCAGTTCCAATGTCGAACGGCGCGGCGGGTACTGCACGACCGGCACGGCCTCTTCCGGTTTAAATCCGGCCATTTCCTTGGCTTTTTGCAAAGCCTCCTCCAGACCGCCGAGGCTGTCGATCAATCCGACTTCAAGAGCTTGTTTCCCTGTCCAGACGCGGCCTTGTGCGACTTTTTCCACCTCTTCCGGCGTCATGCCGCGGCCTTCGGCGACCAGAGCAACAAAACTGTCATAAATGTGATCAAGCAGGGCGCTGAAGCGTTTGCGGGCGGTCGGTGAAAACTGTGATTGTGATGACCACATATCGGCATTTTCGCCGATATTGACCGATTCCCATGTGATGCCGAGTTTTTTCCACAAATCCTCCAGCACCATTTTTCCGGCAAAAACACCGATCGAGCCGGTCAGCGTTGCCGGTGCGGCGACGATATGATCAGCATTCACCACGGCCCAGTAACCGCCTGATGCGGCGGCACCGCCCATTGAGACGATGATTTTTTTGTCTTTTTCGCGGGCATAGACAACAGCGCGGCGTATGGCCTCGGCGGCTGTCGGTGACCCGCCGGGAGAATCCATGCGCAGGACGATGGCGGCGATTTCCTCATTCTGCGCCGCGCTGCGGATGGAGGAGGAAATACGATCGGCGAACATCGGCTCGCCGCCTGATAAAGGTGATGCGCCGCCGCCGTCTTTACTGGGCATAATTGCACCGGAAGCATAGATCAGCGCGATTTTGTCTTTGCCTTCATGTGCCGTGACGGGGGCTTTTTTGCGGATCAGTTGTGACAGGAAACCGACCATACCTTCTTCATCCTCCTCGACTTTGGCGCTGAAGCCGTAACCGAGAAGGTCGATGGTTTTAATACCCTCTTCTTCATCTTCCTCTTCATCGTCGTCGTCGTCGTCATCATCGTCATTTTTGTGTGCAGCAGATTTTATCTGTTTTTCGGCCTCTTCTTTCGCGGTTTCCAGCAGGATATCGTAATGTTCCAGCTTGTCGATCAGCTTGTTTTCCGCCGCTTCCGTGCCCAGATGCGGGGCGGTATCAATCAGTTTACGTACCTCTTCCGGTGTCATGCCGCGGTCGGCGGCAATGCCTTCGGTGATTTGTGCGGCAAGATCGCCGAGCAATTCCGTCATCATGCGGCGACTGGGTTGGCTCATATCTTTGCGGGTCAGGCTTTCCATGGCGCTTTTATATTGGCCGCGGTGGTCGAATTCAGCCTCGATGCCGAATTTTTCCATCACTCCTTTCAGAAACGGGGTTTCGCTGCTGATACCGGTAATGGAGACAACGCCGAGCGGCTGCAGCCAGATTTCATCAAAAGCTGCGGCAAGATAGTAAGTGCCTGTGCCGCCGCCCATGCCGCCGAAATTCTCGCTGTAAATCCACGCTTTTTTGCCTTCGCTGCGGAAACGGTGGATGACATCGCGTAGCTCCTGTATTTCGGCAAGGTCGTAATGGCTGGCACCGGCATGAATAACCAGACCGGAGACGCGGTCATCCGTGGCGGCCATATCGATCGCATCAACGATTTCATGCAATGTTGTCGGCGGGCGCAAGAGCGGACCGCGCAGGGACGGCTTCTGGCTGGTTTTATACAGATTGGGCTTTAATTTATAAGTCAAAAGGATATTTTCCGGCAGCGGCGGCGGCGCGTAATTGACGGCACGGTGAACCGTGGCCAGAAAAAAGCAGATAGAGATAAAAAGCGCAAAGCCGAAAACGGCGAAAATACGTCCCAAAAAGGAAAAAACACGGCCAAAACCTTTATCTTCTTTACGGCGTGTCAGATTGGTTTCCATGGAATATCTCTCTCGAATTACTGATGCGGGCGGATGAGGAGGAAGGTAATGCCGGAATCATCCTCTTATTCCCCATTCTGACGGAAAACTCTAAACAGAATGTAAAAATTTCCGCTGACTGAAAGGGAAAATCTAAAAAAAAGACGCGACCAAAGGGAAAAGCTTTGCTATCCTATACCAACGTGCCAACGGTACGTTTCAGATAACCGAAAATAAACCACAGCATCGCAGGAACGAAAAATATGTTCGGAGGCAAAAAAGACAAGCCGCGCGTCGGCGCAACTGCCAAACGCATGCAGGCGGAAATGATTGCACGCAAACATCGCGGCGAGGACGTCAAAGGCCAGAAACAGGATGTCACAGGCCCGATTGTGCTGATTTTTTTAATCAGTGTTGCCATGGCTTTTTTGATGACGGATCAGGGCGTTTATGACCGTTATGCCCATTACTTCCGCATTACCGGAAACCATCTGGTGAACCAGATGCTGGTCGGGCCGGGAACGCCGGTCTTTATCGGCAACGGTCTGGCGGATACGATTATCGTTTCCATTACCCGCGGGTTGTTTTTGTTTTTGCTGGCCGGATCAGTGCCTTATATGGTGCGGACATATGCCCGGGTGACGGACCGGATGCAGGGAAATCTTTACATCATGCATTGGGGCTGCCTGATTGTCGTACCCTTTATCATTTATGTGTCACAAAGTTTTATCTGGCCGCTTTTAAAAGACGTGTATGATATCTTTTTCTATACGGGATAAGGAACGGAAATTATGACGGAATACAGACCACCGCTTGAGGATTTGGCATTTGTGCTGGATCATATCGCGGGTTTTGACGGTATTTGCGGTGAAGGCAGCGACATCAATATGGATCTGGCGCGCGCCGTGCTGGAGGAGGCAGGCAAGCTGGCGGCGGATGTCTGGGCGCCTTTGAATTCCGCCGGGGATAAACAGCCTGCCGTTATGGAGAACGGTGTTCTGAAAGCGACGCCGGGCTTTAAAGAAGCCTATTTGCAATTTGCCGAAGGCGGCTGGAACGCGATTTCTTTTGACGAGGCGTTCGGGGGGCAGGATATGCCCTGGTGTCTTGCGATGGCGGCGGCGGAAATGTGGCAGGCCTCCAACCTGTCTTTGAGCCTGTGTCCTTTGCTGGGGCAGGCGGCGATTGAAGCCATCCATAAACACGGCACGGCGGAGATGCAGGAAAAATACCTGCCGAAGCTGATCTCCGGCGAATGGACGGGTACGATGCATTTGACCGAGCCGCAGGCGGGAACCGATCTTTCCGCCATACGCACGACAGCGAAAAAAGAGGGTGATCATTACCGTCTTCACGGGCAAAAGATTTTCATCACTTTCGGCGAACATGATTTTACCGAGAATATCATTCATATGGTGCTGGCGCATATTGACGGCCTGCCTGAAGGGAATAACGGGCTGGGTCTGTTTCTGGTGCCGAAATTCCTCGTTAATGATGACGGCTCACTCGGCGAACGCAATGATGTTTTCGCAGTCTCCGTCGAACACAAATTGGGAATTCACGGATCGCCGACCTGTGTGATGACTTACGGCGATAAAGGCGGCGCAGTCGGTTATCTTGTCGGGGAAGAGGGCAAAGGGCTGCGCAATATGTTCACGATGATGAATAACGCCCGTATCGGCGTCGGCCAGCAGGGGGTTGCCCTTTGTGAACGTGCGACGCAACATGCAAAGGCTTATGCCGCCGATCGCGTACAAGGTGGGAAAATCGGCGATAAATCCGGCAATGATGTGACGATTATCAATCATGTCGATGTCCGCCGTATGCTGGCGACGATGCGTGCCTTGACCGAGGCGGGGCGTGCAATGGCGCTTTA includes these proteins:
- a CDS encoding acyl-CoA dehydrogenase, encoding MTEYRPPLEDLAFVLDHIAGFDGICGEGSDINMDLARAVLEEAGKLAADVWAPLNSAGDKQPAVMENGVLKATPGFKEAYLQFAEGGWNAISFDEAFGGQDMPWCLAMAAAEMWQASNLSLSLCPLLGQAAIEAIHKHGTAEMQEKYLPKLISGEWTGTMHLTEPQAGTDLSAIRTTAKKEGDHYRLHGQKIFITFGEHDFTENIIHMVLAHIDGLPEGNNGLGLFLVPKFLVNDDGSLGERNDVFAVSVEHKLGIHGSPTCVMTYGDKGGAVGYLVGEEGKGLRNMFTMMNNARIGVGQQGVALCERATQHAKAYAADRVQGGKIGDKSGNDVTIINHVDVRRMLATMRALTEAGRAMALYAGGYIDRATRAADAEQKQSLSARVDLMTPLIKAWCTDAAVEVSSLGVQIHGGMGFIEEAGAAQFYRDARILPIYEGTNGIQSNDLVFRKILRDGGREFTRFAADIATDIDDLRSRNDEALSVIARQMDTALEKLKTSTEWILQNGAENTDAVAAAAVPYLRQCATVAGGYMMAKMAGTAHQLLQAGADNDNTAFLQTKIIHARFFAESLLPQVGGLTDVVTGGHPALLKTSDAQL